The DNA window AATTCGTGGAGCAACAAAGCAGAGACTATGGCGCGCAACATCTGGCACAATCGTAAGTGGATTTGGTGATGGATTGAAATTAGCGCTGAAATTAGGGCTTTCGGTTTGTTTATTAAggattttggaattttaattttgcagTGAGGACTGGACCGTCGATGTCCGAGGCGGCTTGGGGCAAATTGAACTTGACGGCGAAGGCTATAACGGAAGGCGGATTTGAGTCTCTGTTTAAGCAGACTTTCGCGACGGAGCCAAATGAGAAGCTGATGAAAAGCTTTGCTTGCTATCTCTCCACCGCGACGGGTCCGGTGGCCGGAACTCTGTATTTGTCGACGGCGCGTCTGGGTTTTTGCAGCGATCGCCCACTTTACTTCACCGCTCCCTCTGGTCAACCGTCTTGGAGCTACTACAAGGTAAACTCACTACTTCACACGATAGTCATatatattgttcactttgaacataagtttCCATGTTCGCCTTcttcaaaaggcctcatactagTGGAGATATAGTATTTACttgtaaactcatgatcatttgcTAAATGAGAGAGCCGAGGTCGGGCTCACTCTCAACAATCTtcccctcgaataaagtaGACTATAGAACCCACCTCCCCGAGACCTATTAAGTCTTCGAACagtctctccttaatcgaggctcgacttcttctcttggaatttttaaataaagtacactctttgtttAATACTCGAGTAacttttttactacaccttcCAGACTTACAACTTCTTtcactaagttaagggcatgactacGATACCATGTTAGGGATCACTCATCTTCGTAGTATGATATGtttcactttgaacataattcTCCTGGCTCGGCCTTCTCGAAAGGCCTCAttgcttataaacccatgatcggGCTCCTAACAAATTCTTCTCTACAAAATTATGAACATAATATTGAATTtagtttgaatgaaaattgatgtgGTTGGGATTGGGCAGGTAATGATACCGCTGTCGCATATACCAGCAGTGAACCCAGTGACGATGCCGGGAAACCCATCGGCGAGGTACCTCCAGATCACCACCGTGGACGGCCATGAGTTTTGGTTTATGGGTTTTGTGAATTTCGAGAAGGCAACGCACCACTTCTTGAACGCCGTCTTTCCATAATGCGCCGCCGTGTGCCGCCTGACCGGACATTCTTTTCACCATGCCGAGCATTTCattatatagatatattttcttaaattgtgGCTTTCTTGTTTTATATGTACTTTTTTGTAGCTTGCGAGTCTTTCACACTCCCATTGTACTATTGCTAGTATAcaataaatcatttatttttgtgtattATGGTTCGTAAGTTTGGTCTTGTGAGGAACGTGCTTTgttgtggaatctcacaatccactcccatTGGGAGTTAACgtttgatgtgggatctcatgatCCACTTTCGTTGCCCGACAATGTTCTTGTAGTGTcgaactctaataccatttgtaactatCCAAatccactagtagatattgtctgcttttgttcgacatatatcgtcgtcagtctcatagTTTAAAATCGTAGTTTAAAATCGTGCATGTTAGGGAGAGCTAATGTATCACAATCAACTCCACGTTTTAAACGCACCtattaaagagaggtttctacgccctcaaaagaaatatttcattcctCTTAACCGaagtaagatctcacaatgtCGGAGGTAAGattcaattgaaaatttcacgttaaaaaaaaaaataaataaataaatttacgGTGggaggaaataaaataattacaaatttttatattttataatgaaataaaatattatttctataattaattGTAAATTATGGAGGCAAAATcttattacattattttaagttagtgattatatttttaattaaataggtttattattattattattattattattattatatttaatttcattgttatttttttacctatttttcagccatcattaaaataaatttatcatttccatttgaaaaaaaaaaaagaaaaaaaaggaaaggattatgcttaaaattgtaaaattattgtaaaatacaaattaacaataatttgcTACCTCCTGTAGGGGGTAGAGAAATATCAGGGAGCGCAAACGGAGCATGGTTCGGTTGAGCGAACATGAAGAACAGTGGCAATGACAGTCTTGGCGCTGAAGATCGACAACCAAAAGAGAGCACAATCTCAAATCTCGATTCTAGATTCAATCAGACCCTAAAAAATGTACAAGGGTACTAATCTCAATTCCAAATAACTcttgtttccaaatctttgaTTTCCCTGCCCTTCTCTTTTTTCCGCCTCTCCTGCTTTAGTTTTCAAGGGATTTGAAATCCTAGTCGGCCGAGTAAGATTTTGATATCTAATTCTAATTATGGCTCGTTTTTTCCGgatgtcattttttttctttttcttttaatcggGTAGCTCCATAAATTCCAGACATTCTTCATGCGCATCGGTTTCAGTTCCTCAACTCTGTGAGCTTTTGATCCTCGGAGCCTCTGCTAGATTGTTGAGGAAATTTTCGTGGGTTCTTTAGATCTTGTTATGTGAGCTGTGGCTTACTTGGATACGATCTGGGTTCGATGCCGTTTTGCATTTGGTTTCTGGGAAATTTCATTGTTAGTTTATTAAGTACACATTGGGGCTGTTAATGTCGACACTTGTGGTTGGTAATTTCAATCGGATACCAATTACattgaattttgataattGAGTTACAAAAATTGGATAACTATCTTGTTGTTACTTTGTAAGTGCTCCAATTCATCAAAAATTACCTGGTGTAGTCTACCTTGTTATTGATTACGTCTATTATCCTAGAGACTGTTGTCTGTTGAAGATCAAAATTTCTTTGCTTATGATATCTCACATTCTATGAGCTTGAGCTTCTGGTtttgttcttatatttttcttattaaattcTTAATCACACATCTAGGATCTCTGATGCAGGCTGCTTAAAGGCCGCAGTATTCCTGGTAAAGTATTGCTAACTAGAAGAGCAGATGTGCTCGACTCCTCGAGTGTATCAGATCAACCGTCGAATTATTCAAGGAGCTTATCGGATAATGATACTGGTACAAGCAATCACATTGCCAAATCTGAGGAGGTGAGAttggtttgaaaattttcatattaatttagttataactttttttttttggatgacACGGCGCATTATAGTGAAACTCTCTCTTTCAATATAGGAAGATCTTcagattataaataataattcaattgtTAATAAGTCAAAATCATCGACATCTAACACTGAGGATCTTACTAAAGAAGTCCAAAAGCCAATAATGGGTGCTAGAGCAACAGATTCTGCAAGGGTGATGAAGTTCACAACGCTGCTCTCGGGGACAACAATCATATTAGGTATGCATATGTATTGTTTTAAACAATCCTCCCCCCATCTGGAAGTTACAGATACCTGTGGACATTTGAAAGTAGGTAAATGAACAAGACACACATTGTGGTACTTACGTTTTATTGTTACAGCTTGACATAGATGCGATAGGCTATTAGCCAACTCTAAAAAGTAGGTTCTTAGTAGTTTTGCTGCTGAAAAATATGTATGTAAATTTGCTCCCTTCTATTTGCTATGCAGACAAGTTGCGGGAGCTAGCGTGGAGTGGCATTCCCCCATATATGCGCCCAAATATATGGAGGCTTCTTTTGGTAAGTTGGATGATATACTGATTTTGGCTTAATTTCTGATTGCTTGATAAAAAGCAGGattccttcttcctttttttaatatttttggatGATTAAGGCCGTTTTGGAGCTAATATTGAAGTCAGTTTCacagaataatttttaaaaacaggTTTCAAACTGAAAGCGAATAGAGAAAGGAAGCAAAACTAACATTTGTTTCCCATTTCCTTGTTGTTTTCTAAGTTAACTATTTATATcatcaattttatgtttaagcAGACACCGATTTGATATgtattatagttttaaatttattcctagAAGATGTAAATGAATGTGCAAGAATAAAAGACACTTTCAAAATGGTTTCTTAAttgaaaaacaacaaaaaataatttctaaaattagcTTGCAGAACAgagttttaaaacaatttaatgCAGTGAAATAAGAGTTTTCATTATCTTACTGTACTATTTTTGTGAAAAGAGGAAATCAGATGCATATGAACATGATTTGGGATGAAAGAAATGCCTATTGAATGAATTACTTTCgccaaataaaattatggCGGATGTTTGATATCAGAATTTAGTTAGTATAAGAGTGAATGAACAGGATGTGGGTGGTATATGGGATAGGTAGGTTGCATAGGAAGCGTAGTCATCAAAATTAAGTGGTTCTATATAGCGTGGTGTAGGAGATACAAATAGAGGAAAATATtcagttaaaaaaattgtggaGAAAGATAGTCCTCTTAAGTTATCAGCCTTcgtgtttttctttctatggTGTTACACAAAGAAGCCTTACTGTTTTCGTACTTCCTACAATTTTTGGCTCCTCACAAATGGGTATTACAACAATAATTCTAACCGTGGAAGACGAGCACTTGAAACATAATTGGATGGATTGGAGGCAAAAATTTAAGCTACTTAAAATTCTTGAAgataagaaatgaaaaagatttaAGCCTTAACAACGTTGATCTGGGAAGAGAAAACTTGACCGTTCTCATAAAGTTGGAGCAACTTCGGAGAAAGATGATAGAATAGAAGTATCACACAGCACCAATTGGCCAATAGATTACTAAGgaagaatttaaatgaaggATGAATTTTCCCCCAAATAATGGCTGTTGTTTGCAAGTTACTTCTGAGTGGAAGAAATCTGAAACCCATTTAGTGATGAAGAGGGCTGGTCAAAATTGAGGTGCAGCAGTCACTTGTAGCCCAAGAACAACTAGAACTGAAAGACGAATAATCAAAGGAGGAAGAGATAATTTTTGGCTGAATATTTTTGTGAAGTTTGGGTGACATGAACATGGAAAGATACAAGATGTGGTATTGGATGCTCCTTCAGAATTTTTAGATATTACTGAGGGACTTCCTAAGTTTTTGGAGTCTGAAGGTTCCTTGTCCAAGTAgtgtttgttttattaattttcattcatttgggAGTTGGAGCAGCCTCTGTAGCTGGATTTGTTATGCTTCTCTCTTCTGGCTTTTGTCCATTGGGCAGTGGTTTAGATGCTGATTATGCATTTCCTTAGTTTAGTTTGAGCGATCTTCCGTGTCGTGAATTTGCTTCTGGGATTATTGTGTTTGTTCCTCCCCAGGGCGCTCTGTTCTTCGTTGGTTTATTTACTTTCTTGTATTTTCTTGGAGTTCCTTACTTTTTTGGTTTTGTCTGATAGAAAATTACCCAGAGACTTGCCTACCTTCATCTTGAACTAACTTTGAACTTGTCTGATAGAAATCCTTTATTTGCTTGTCCACAATTTAAATATGCACTGACCACAGGGCTATGCACCACCTAATTCAGATAGAAAGGAGGGAGTTCTACGGAGAAAGAGACTCGAGTATCTCGACAGCGTTGCACAGTTCTATGATGTTCCTGATACTGAACGTTCTGATGATGAGATAAACATGCTCCGCCAGGTAATGACTGCCAAGTTAGTGCTgaactttataatattattctctAGTTCTACCAAtccttgaaattttgtttttgttagatTGCTGTTGATTGTCCTAGAACTGTACCTGACGTTGCTTTCTTTCAACAAGCACAAGTTCAGAAATCTTTGGAGCGTATTCTCTATACTTGGTAAAGCATTATCCTTGCCTTTATAGCTGTTTTTTGTACCAAGTGACAAATTCCTGTGTTCGttattttattactattatttcgttatattatttcatcaatagaattttgaggggaaatcTTTCTTAGAGACATGTTATTGTATAGGTAACTACATTCTGAAACTTCAACTAATTTTTTCATTGATGTTTTCTGAAGTTGAATACGGAGGAtcgaattatttatttatttgaatacaTAGTATCGATTTTCCTATTGGGAGCTTATGAAAATCGCTTCAACGGGAATCAATTATCGATGGATATCATTACAAAATATAACTTGGGGTTTTTGATGTGATCAAAAGTTACATGCGAAGTATCagtttagttatttatttacatacaaagtacattttcctttttgaaacTCTGgagtcaatttttatttattggtgTAAAATGTTCTTAGTTATTCTATACGTAGACACTGACCGAGCTGTGGAACATTGCACAACATTGTCATTGATGTATTATATATCATTTACCCAATTATTTTCAACCCAGGGCTATTCGGCATCCTGCGAGTGGATACGTTCAGGGAATAAATGATCTTGCTACTCCATTTTTAGTTGTCTTCTTGTCAGAATACTTAGAAGGTGGTGTTGAGAAATGGTCCATCTCTGATCTATCTCCCGACAAGATCACAAACATTGAGGCCGATTGCTACTGGTGTCTTTCTAAATTGCTCGATGGTATGCAAGATCATTACACGTTTGCACAACCCGGAATTCAGAGGCTTGTATTTAAATTGAAGGAGCTGGTTAGGAGGATTGATGGTAACTCTCTTTTGATCTCCCTCACAGCCTACAGAATTGGATATGGTAAGCCGTTCATTAACCAATCTTGTGTGTTCCTTAATTTGGCCAGAACCTGTGTCAAGACACATGGAGGAGCAGGGTCTGGAATTTCTTCAATTCGCTTTTCGGTGGTTCAACTGTCTTCTGATACGCGAGGTATGCCACGACATTTGTATATATACTTCTGCATTTTCTTCCAGTCACATTTGTATAATGCAATGTcgatggttttgttttgttccatCAGATTCCTTTCCACCTTGTTACCCGGTTATGGGATACTTATCTTGCGGAAGGGGATTCATTGCCAGATTTCCTTGTCTACATATTTGCCAGTTTTCTTTTGACGGTAAGGACATATAATTGTTGCGATATATAGATAGCACGAGCATTTTCTAGATCACAATGTATTTTGAAGCAAAAGCTACTCGTTCTAACCAATGTTCACATAGAATTTCCTAGGCTCGACGAATGTATTTTCATTCGACATGTTATACTCAGGAACGACACTTGTTCTGATAATTTGATGCAGTTGGTTTGAATGGTTTACATCACCATGAGTGATCCTAAGATTCTGTTCTCTCTGAGTTCCTGTTTAAAATAATGAGTGAAGATCTTGTTTGTTATAACATTGGCTTAGAGGTCCTTTCTACCTATACTTTTCAGTGGTCTGAGGAGCTGCAGAAACTTGATTTTCAAGAATTGGTGATGTTTCTCCAGCATGTTCCAACTCAAAACTGGACCCATCAAGAGCTTGAGATGGTGCTTTCAAGAGCATTCATGTGGCACAGTATGTTCAACAATTCTCCAAGACACCTTATTAGCTGAATGGGATTTGTTATACTCACTCACACTAAGGTTGGCCAatttttccctcctttttctcctttcttgaATGGGATTTCTGCTGCTCTTCTTGTGTGAGGAAACGATTCGAATATTCTGCCATGTATCATTTGTATTTTCTGGGCAATTGTTTGTAGATTTACCATATTTGACGGAGTAAAgtacatgtttttgtttagatCTAATGAAGTTAtctattaaaagaaagatGGATGGTTGATCTTCATTTTAGTCGTGGAAGTTCATTCCATTCTTATCTTTATACTTTCAATTGTCCAAATTTAGTTCTAGTTACTCGAGTTGAATATAAATTATCACTTTATGAACATGTATGAACAAGGATGAGACTCTTGGACTGTATGAATGGAAAAGAAACATTTTAGTTATCAGAGGCTCAAAACTCCCACACATATGAGATTTCCATAGACGAAATTGAAGAACTCAAAGGCTCAGAAGTCCAAAACAATGATCATCCAAAGAACACACTCATGTTTGCTCTAAAGATGTTCACTCCTAAgcattaaatttcatttaaagcAGTAAGAAACAGAGATGAGTAcctcaaaaatcaaatacagattaaagaatttgaactttcATCAGTTTCTGTTCAACGTCCCTGAGGAACTTCTCAGGAGAATCCAAGAACTCAGCACATTCTTTCTTGACCACTGCAGCAAACTCTTCCCTAAATCTCTCAAGATTCTTGATCAAAATCTTGAAAGTCAGTTTATCTGGAATACAACCTGATGCTTTCATTAATTCATATGTCTCAACAGCTCTTTCCACCATGTCTACCTGCATATATGCTCCCATCATCTCATTAAAAGCTCTTGTGTCTGGTTCTAACCCATCCCTTTTTAACTCATGGAAGACCTCTTCAGCCATTTCAATCATTTTGTTCTTCCCCATCATTTGAATCATCACATGGTACAAGTTTAAATCTGGCTCGTACCACTCTTCATTCCGCATGAATTTGAAGACCTAAAGCCTGAATTCAGTtaagatgaaataaaatttgaagtggTGGGACTGCTATAGGCCGCAGAAGATAATCAAATGGAACTGTTCCAGTAAACTTATTGTTAGGAAAATTTATTGTTAGGAATTACGAGcctccacaataatatgatattgtctctGTTgcattccttacttataaactcatgatcattccctaaattagccaatgtgggacctccctcccaacaatcctcaacaatcttcccctcgaacaaagcacacCTAGTcctcaaacagcctccccttaattgaggctcaactcctttctctagagccctcgaacaaagtacaccgtttgttcgacacttgagtcacttttgactacactttcgagactcacaatttctttgttcgacatttgaagattttattgatatggctaagttaagggcatgactctgatatcatgtaaGGAACCACGAccttccacaatggtatgatattgtccactttgagcataaactttgatggctttacttttggtttccccaaaaggactcataccaatggagatgtattcgtTACTTACAAATTATAAACCcaggatcattccctaaattggCCAATACCGCTGCAGAAGGTCAAATAATTGAAGTTCTTGTAAGGGAAAAACCTAAAACAGAATAAATGATGGCGAAAAAGATGCAAAAACATAGCTACAATCGCACCATTAGGCTTTTCCTCATCGTTGTAATTGAATCTCTGATAGTTGTAGCTTGAAAGAACGCAGACGATTGAACCCTAAACCTTGAATTCTAAGCAACCACTGCTATTGAGTTGAACTAAAGGCAGCCTCTAAGAGAGTTTAAGGTATAATTCGATcaatctcataattttaagGGTAAGATATCTAGTTTTTACAATATTCCGATACGATTAACAGCAGTAAGCAATACCTGAAGCGATAGTTCCAGTTCATTTTGCCTCTGTAATTCAGCCAGAGCATCAAACAAGTCTGCTTTCAGCAATCTGCTAAGCTTGCTATTGATTACGTCCTCCATTTTGGAGGCGGATTTAGCGAGCTTGAGCGATTGAACTGCTTGAATAGACTCAGTGGAGGGCACCCTTGACTTACCTAAGGGCTTCCTCTGACCCTTTCGGAGGCCACAGATGATATTTGGAGGTGGACCTGCCGTACAACAATGGAGGGTTGGATTTGTGAGGTTTTGGCGGAAACCCAATTGAGGGAAATGGAGTTGAAGACGACCCATTAGCGTAGATTTCATCTCGACTGCCCTTTTGCGAGAAACTCAGTTCAGTGAAGGCGGAATGGTGGCCTTACGCTCCAGTAGGAGTCTGATTCCACGAAATTATTGTATCCTTTatgtcttaaaaaaaatagttctaAACCTCTAGAGTACTCTTTTAACTTCTAAAAAggtcttaaaatacaaatttttgttagttttatttaatattcgAACGTTCGagctctaaatttttttttataatatgttattatcatatatggatgaaaattgtctATCGACATCTCATAGATTACTATCAACATATTCGTTTCGTCaaattgtttttcattttaaaattaaaatatgacgagtttaaattataaattaaagattCTTTAGAGTCCGAAAATATGATTAACAAGGGGAgacaattcttttaagcaaAAGTTACCCATAAAATAATAGTGAAACAAGtcccaaataatatattttggtcCAATAACTCATAACAGAAGTGAAGGTATTTTGGGAACTGAATTTCCATTTTATGAATCCCTATAAATAGTGGTTTATAGGAAGAGAGTTCTAAATCAAGGTGAAAAAAGATACATAATTCAGTAGTTCTTCACTTCTCctcatcaaatataattatatactCATAACAAGGCAGGGGGGAAAACTGAAGCATAACAGCAAGTGTTTTCTCATCATATACAAATTTCTGGCTTGTTTTTCCTCTGGTAAAGGAATGAGAGATTCAAGAGATTTTTGTAATGGCTACTCactcttcatcatcttcaaggCCTGGTATGTATTCCAGACTGACATCAAATACCACAGGGCTACTTGGAGCTACCCTTGGCCTTCCTGGAGCTGATGTCAGGCCTTTTGGGAATGCCAACTACAGGaacaaaaacattgaaaaagaattataacGTGATGTTACTCAtaagctcactgctagtagatattgtctgcttggCCTccccatcagcctcacggttgttttaaaatgagtctactaagaagaggtttccacatccttataaggaatgtttcgttcccctctccaaccgatatggaatctcacaatccaccctccttggaggCCTAGCGCCTTCACTGGCACAttgcttggtgtctggctttgataccatttgtaaccagctcaagcccaccgttaacgaatattattcgttttggcccgttacgtattgccgtccgcctcacggttttaaaacgcgtttactaaggagaggtttccacacccttacaaagaatgttgggaatgttttgttatccttccagtcgatgtgggatctcacacctcCTACTTTCTCCAACGGTCCACTTTCCTTTTCCAGTTGATTATCTCGTTCTACCCCATATTGCAATATATTTCTGcttctatttttcttgaatttcaaTCTCTAGGTATCATTCCAAACagtcaaattaattttacaagACTGAAATTATTAGCTCCTACGTTCCTAGTAGTTTTAATGGGTTGATTTTAGGAGGGAAATAAGTTGAAAAAACTCCGAGAGGAAATAGAGAAAACACATCTTACAGATCCAGGAATGTACAGTCGACGCGTCCCACCAACTTTCATGCTTAAAATCCCTTCATCAAGTCCTTTGATCACCTGTTTTATTCGATTGTTTCAAAAAACAGTAATAAACTCATGGACCCAAAGgactagaaaagaaaaaggcactTAAAGCACTTACTTGACCAGATCCAACGCGAAAAATGTAAAGCTGCTTCTTCTCAAGTGAACTATATAAAATGGAAGgcagattaatattttaaggtCAAGTCAATTGATAGCGTCCACATAATGCATTCGGCTTAACCTGTCAAAAATTTGTCCAGATGGAACCATTGCAACATAATTTGCCGCCACCTGTGTGTAAATCATCATAAAGGTTAGAAATTGAGGTAAAAGCCAaaattcttgaacttttttcaCTGTTTACTCACAAATTCATTTCAACCTGGATAAATAATTGTCTACTGTCGGGTTAATACAAGTTATTaaagaaaacagaacaaaTAACAGACCTGAAATCCAACAGGTGGACTGGGGCCTCCACCAACTTTGATGTCCTTGTACTGCAAACCAGACTCAGTCGTGACCATAGGAACCTTCATGAACAATAAGAATTCCAAAAGTCATTGTCTAGGTGGATCTGCAAATG is part of the Cucurbita pepo subsp. pepo cultivar mu-cu-16 chromosome LG03, ASM280686v2, whole genome shotgun sequence genome and encodes:
- the LOC111790453 gene encoding GEM-like protein 5; translated protein: MAGASEHPKPTESQASPVPPPSTEEESKKWGTHVMGPPAAPSEHPDNHKAAFWNAADQQKIHHHPYVQYSPVDHRPSTNPFEPVVHAFNSWSNKAETMARNIWHNLRTGPSMSEAAWGKLNLTAKAITEGGFESLFKQTFATEPNEKLMKSFACYLSTATGPVAGTLYLSTARLGFCSDRPLYFTAPSGQPSWSYYKVMIPLSHIPAVNPVTMPGNPSARYLQITTVDGHEFWFMGFVNFEKATHHFLNAVFP
- the LOC111790454 gene encoding TBC1 domain family member 22B-like, with the translated sequence MKNSGNDSLGAEDRQPKESTISNLDSRFNQTLKNVQGLLKGRSIPGKVLLTRRADVLDSSSVSDQPSNYSRSLSDNDTGTSNHIAKSEEEDLQIINNNSIVNKSKSSTSNTEDLTKEVQKPIMGARATDSARVMKFTTLLSGTTIILDKLRELAWSGIPPYMRPNIWRLLLGYAPPNSDRKEGVLRRKRLEYLDSVAQFYDVPDTERSDDEINMLRQIAVDCPRTVPDVAFFQQAQVQKSLERILYTWAIRHPASGYVQGINDLATPFLVVFLSEYLEGGVEKWSISDLSPDKITNIEADCYWCLSKLLDGMQDHYTFAQPGIQRLVFKLKELVRRIDEPVSRHMEEQGLEFLQFAFRWFNCLLIREIPFHLVTRLWDTYLAEGDSLPDFLVYIFASFLLTWSEELQKLDFQELVMFLQHVPTQNWTHQELEMVLSRAFMWHSMFNNSPRHLIS
- the LOC111790455 gene encoding pentatricopeptide repeat-containing protein At1g62350-like, translated to MKSTLMGRLQLHFPQLGFRQNLTNPTLHCCTAGPPPNIICGLRKGQRKPLGKSRVPSTESIQAVQSLKLAKSASKMEDVINSKLSRLLKADLFDALAELQRQNELELSLQVFKFMRNEEWYEPDLNLYHVMIQMMGKNKMIEMAEEVFHELKRDGLEPDTRAFNEMMGAYMQVDMVERAVETYELMKASGCIPDKLTFKILIKNLERFREEFAAVVKKECAEFLDSPEKFLRDVEQKLMKVQIL